The window ACCACGAGCCGGACGGCGTCACCCCGCTGGAGGAGACGGTGGCCGCGCTCCGAGAGCTGGTCGACGAGGGCAAGATCCGGTACATCGGCTGCTCCAACCTCCCGGCCGAGGATCTCACCGACGCATTCGTCTCCACCCAGGCCCGCTACCACCTGCTCGACCGAACCGTGGAGCGGGACCTGATCCCGGCCTGCCTGCGCCATGGCGTCGGCCTGCTGCCGTACTACCCGCTGGCCAACGGCCTGCTCAGCGGCAAGTACCGGCGCGGCCAGGAGCCCCCGCCCGGCAGCCGGCTGTCCTGGCGGCAGGGCTGGCTCACTGACGCGGCCCTCGACAAGGTCGAGGCGCTCACCGCGTACGGCGCCGAACGCGGCCTGACCCTCCTCCAGGTCGCGGTCGGCGCACTGGCAGCCCTGCCCGCCGTCGGCTCCGTGATCTGCGGAGCCATGACCCCCGAGCAGGTCACCGCCAACGCGGCGGCGGCCGACTGGATACCGAGCCCGGCCGACCTGGCTGCACTCGACGCAATCGTCACCCCAGGCGAACGCGTCGTCTGAAACCCCCACCCCCTGGAAAATCCGTGAACCCGCGAGATCGAGGCTGAACACCATGCGAGAGATCGTCACCTTCGACGCCTATGGAACCCTGGTCGACTTCCAGCTCGGCCCCACCACCCTGAAGATCCTTTCCGACTCCGGCCGGCTGGACCTGGACAACCTGGACGTCGACGAGTTCCTCGACGACTTCCGCGTCATGCGCTTCCAGGCCGTTCTGGAGGCCTACCGCCCTTACCACGAGATCCTGCCCTCCAGCCTGCGGAACGCCATGCGCCTGCACGGCCTGGAGTACCGCGACTCCGACGGCGAGGCCCTCGTGGACGCCGTCCCCACCTTCGGCCCCTTCCCGGAGGTCCCGGAGGCCCTGCGGCAGCTGAAGACCAAGTACGAGATCGCCATCATCTCCAACACCGACGACAACCTGATCGCGCGGAACGTCGAGAACATCGGCGTCGAGTTCGACTACGTCATCACCGCCCAGCAGGCCGGCGCCTACAAGCCGGACCGCCAGACCTTCAAGCACGCCTTCAGGACCATGGGCGTCGAGCCGTCGCAGGTCATCCACACCGCCCAGGGCTGGGAGTACGACCACATCCCGACCCGCGACCTCGGCCTGAAGCGCCGTGTGTGGATCAACCGCTACGGCCGCCCGGGCAGCGCCGACTACCAGCCCTACGACGAGCTGCCCGACCTGTCCGGCCTGCCGAAGCTGCTCGGCTGCTGACCTACGGCGCACCGGCGACACAGGACTGAGAAAGACAGAGGACGCACGCCATGAAGCAGATCCCCTACTGGCTGGACACCGCTCCCGCCCTGCCCGACCGTTCCGGCAAAGACCTGCCCGACGAGGCGGACGTGGTGGTGATCGGCGGCGGCCTCACCGGGCTGTCCACCGCCTATCACGTCGCCCGCAAGGGCGCCCGGGTCGTCCTCGTCGAGAAGGACAAGGTCGGCTCGGGCGCCTCAGGGCGCAACGGCAGCATGTGTACGCAGGGCATCACCATCAGCCCCGCCGAGGCGCGCAAGCGTTACGGGCAGGAGCGGGCCCGTGAGCTGTACGACGCCTTCCGCGAGGCGGTCGACGTCGTCGAGGAGCTCACCCGGACCGAGAACATCGACTGCGACTTCAACCGCTCCGGACGCCTCGGCGCGGTCTGCAAGCCCGGCCACTTCGACGGTCTGCGGGCCAAACAGCGCGACCTGGCCGACAATTTCGGCCACGAGACGATCGTGCTGAGCAAGAGCGAACTTCGCGCTGAGCTCGGTACGGACTACTACCACGGCGCCCTGCTCGACCCGCTCAGCGCGGGCCTGCACGTGGGCAAGTTCGTCGGCGGCCTGGCGGACGCCGCCGAGCGGGCCGGCGCCGACATCCACGAGCGCAACGCCGCCACCGGCCTCACCCGCCTCCCCGGCGGCGGCTTCGTGGTGGAGACCCTGCACGGCACCATTCGCGCCAAGCAGGTCATGGCAGCGACGGACGCCTACACCGACAAGGCGATGCCGTGGTTCCGCAAGCGGCTGATCAACGTCGGCAGCTTCATCATCGTCACCGAGCCGCTCGGGGAGGCGCGCGCCAAGGAGCTCATCCCGAACGGCCGCCTGCTCGTCGCCCACAAGAACGTCGGCCACTACGTCCGTCTCACCCCGGACAACCGCCTCGCCTTCGGCGGCCGGGCCCGCTTCGCCCCCTCCAACCCGGCCTCCGACATCAAGAGCGGTGACATCCTCAAGCGGGAGATGACCGAGATCTTCCCGCAGCTGGCGGGGGTGCGCATCGACTACGTGTGGGGCGGCATGGTCGGCTTCTCCTGGGACCGCATTCCGCACGCGGGCGAGGTCAACGGCCTGTACTACTCCATGGGTTACTGCGGCCATGGCGTCCAGATGGCCACCTACATGGGCCGCGCGGTCGCCGAGATGATGGACGGCAACCCCGAGGCCAACCCGATGCGCGGCTTCGGCTTCCCGAAGGTGCCCGTCCCCTTCTACAACGGCACCGCCTGGTTTCTGCCGTTCGGCGGCGCCTATTACAAGGCGAAGGACCGCCTGCTCTGAGCAGGTACCGACACCGGTGACACCGCGGGGGCCTTCCGCGCAGCGGTGCGGAAGGCCCCCCACCATGCCTCCCGAGAGGGCCCCAGCTCCATGACCGCCGTCACCCGCATTGAGCACGATCTGCTCGGCGACCGGGACGTTCCCGCCGACGCCTACTGGGGTGTTCACACCCTGCGTGCCACGGAGAACTTCCCGATCACCGGGATGTCGATCTCCGCGTACCCGCACCTGATCGACGCTCTCGCCGCGGTCAAGGAGGCCGCTGCCCTCGCGAACGAGGAGCTCGGGCTGCTGGATCCTGAGAAGGCCGCCGCGATCGTCGCCGCGTGCCGGGAGATCCGCGCCGGCAAGCTGCACGAGCAGTTCGTCGTCGATGTCATCCAGGGCGGCGCGGGCACCTCGACCAACATGAACGCCAACGAGGTCGTCGCCAACCGGGCGTTGGAGTTGCTGGGTCACGCCAAGGGCGAGTACCAGCACCTGCACCCCAACGAGGACGTGAACCTCGGTCAGTCGACGAACGACGTGTACCCGACCGCCGTGAAGATCGCGACGGTGTTCGCGGTGCGCGGTCTGCTCAAGGCGATGTTCGTCCTCCAGGACTCCTTCGCCGGCAAGGCCGTCGAGTTCCGCGATGTACTGAAAATGGGCCGCACCCAGCTCCAGGACGCCGTGCCGATGACGCTCGGGCAGGAGTTCTCCGCATACGCCGTGATGATCGAGGAGGACCGCAGCCGACTCGCGGAAGCGGTGGAGTTGATCCATGAGATCAACCTGGGTGCCACGGCCATCGGTACCGGCCTCAACGCTCCCGCCGGATACGCGGAGTCGGCCCGTCGCCATCTCGCCGAGATCACCGGGCTGCCGCTGGTCACCGCCGCCAACCTGGTCGAGGCGACCCAGGACTGCGGGGCGTTCGTGCAGATGTCCGGCGTGCTCAAGCGCATCGCCGTCAAGCTCAGCAAGAGCTGCAACGACCTGCGGCTGCTGTCGTCCGGGCCGCGTGCGGGGCTCGGCGAGATCAACCTGCCGCCGGTGCAGGCCGGTTCGTCGATCATGCCGGGCAAGGTCAACCCGGTGATCCCCGAGGTCGTCAACCAGGTGGCCTTCGAGGTGATCGGCAACGACGTCGCCATCACCATGGCCGCCGAGGCCGGACAGCTCCAGCTCAACGCGTTCGAGCCGATCATCCTGCACTCCCTGTCGGAGTCCATCACGCACCTGCAGAGCGCCTGCGTGACCCTCGCCGAGCGCTGCGTGGACGGCATTACCGCCAACACCGAGGCCCTGCGCCGGACCGTGGAGAACTCCATCGGCCTGGTGACCGCCCTGAACCCGCACATCGGATACACGGCCGCCACCGACATCGCCAAGGAGGCCCTCGTCAGCGGCCGTGGCGTGGCCGAACTCGTCCTGGAGAAGGGCCTGTTGCCCGCCGAGACCCTTACCGACCTGCTGCGGCCCGAGGTCGTGGCCGGCAGGGGTCAGGCACTGGCCTGACGGCAGCCGAGACCAGTACCGGCCCGGAGCTCCGGCTCGCCCGCGACAGACGAGGAACGCATATGAGACTGCAGGACGTCAACGCCGTGATCACCGGAGCATCGAGCGGCATCGGTCAGGCGGTCGCCTCCCACTTCCGCCGCGAGGGCGCCAACCTCCTGCTCACCGGACGGCGACCCGAGCTGCGCGAGAGCCATCCGGACGATCTCTACCTCGCGGGCGACCTCAACGACGAGGCCTTCGCCTCCGAGCTCGCCGCCAGAGCGGCGGATCACCTCGGAGACGTGGGAGTGGTCGTCCTGTGCCACGGACTTCAGAAGTCCGGCCCGCTCGCGGAGACGACTGCCGACGACGCACGCGATCTGCTCCACAGCAACCTGCTGAGCGCGTTCCTGGTCATGAAGCACCTGATGCCGCTGGCTCCCGTGTCGGGAGCGTCGATGGTGTGCGTCAGCTCTCGCCTCGGCATGGTCGGCATGCCGAACCAGACCCTGTACTCCGCCGCCAAGGGCGGCCTCATCGCGCTCGCGCGCGGCGCCGCCATCGAATGGGTGCCCCGAAGCATCCGCGTCAACGTGGTCGCGCCCGGTCTGACCATGACGCCGATCATCGAGGACTCGTTCCAGCGACGCCCCGACCCCGCTGCCTACCGGCGCGCCAGAGAGGACTCCATCCCGCTCCGCAGGCTCGCCACACCCGAGGAGGTCGCCGACGCGGTTCTCTTCCTCGCCTGCCCGGAGTCGGCGTACGTCACCGGTGCCGTCCTGCCCGTGGACGGAGGCTACACGGCGTTCTGAGCCCCACAGCGCGGGCGCCGGTCAGGCTCGGACCTGACGCGCGTATGTGATCACCGGTCCGCGTCGCTCCATTGGTCCAGCAGCGCTTCGGACATGTCTGCGTCGGGCCCGGCCGTCGTGCTGTGGAGCGCCTGCTCGGTCCAGATCACCTTGCCGCGGGCGAGGTAGCGGGTGCCTCAGCGCTGCGTGAAGGGGCGACGAGGAACAGGCCCCGCCCGCCCTCGTCGGTGTCGGCCGCCGGCGCAGGTGCGGTGAGGTGCTGCTGCCGTCGGCCAACTCGGCGCTCTCGAAGGGCAGGCCGCCGCCCAGCCCCAGCGCCGGGGAGCTTACAGCCCGCCCATGGTGGCCGCGGCGTGCAGGCCGTGGCCGACGACCTCCTGCAGCTGGCCGCCGGACCGGATCAGGAGCTGGTCAATGTGCAGGAAGTCCTCAGCTTCGGCGAACAGTTCACCAAGGTCGCCGCAGCCCCGGCCGAGCTGCCCAACCTCTCCACCTACGGCGAGCTCACAGGCAAACTCTGGGGAGAAGGCGTCCAGGAGCAGCTCTTCAGGGAGTACGCACCACTGATCGGATGACGACGTAGGTAACGCGCCTTCTGGGAAAAGATGCGTGCTTTGTGGCCGTGTGGTGACCTTGGTTGTGGAGGCTATGGCTGACCCCAGAGGAGATGGTGATATGCCTTCCATTGACAAGGCGATCGAGGACATCAAGGGCGTCCGGAGTGACCTAGAGGCGGCACTTGACCCCGCCGAGCCCGACGGTGTCTACCGCGACAGCCGGGAGTGTGCCGCGCTGGCGCTGCTCTCCGCAGACACCAAGCTGCTGCTGTCCCCGCCGACCCCTCGCCCCAAGAAGGGCTAGCGGACCGACGGGAGCAGCTGAATGGAGCAGTCAGGCACTTCGGCCCTCTTGCAGGGCGCGGTGCAGGACCTTGCGGCCGACGTGGTCTCCGCCCTTCGGGGTGGGGACCACGTGCGCATGTCCGGCACGGGGGCGACGGACGACCTCGAGGGCAACTTCGCCCTCGCGGCGGTACGCGTGTTGGGAGCAGACCTGCTGCTGCCGCACGTACTCTTTCCGACTCCGCCCGCCCCAGAGGTACTTGCCGTGTTCCGCAGGACGGTGGAGGCCTTCCCGCCGCGCGCCGACGCGGCACCCACCGTCAAGTGGAGCCACTGGGCGATGAGTCGGACCCTGCGGCGGCTCGACACACCCCTGACCGGAGCACCCGCCGGGGACCCGGCCGCGGAACCGGACGCCGCCGGCTGGCTCGACGAGGCGACGTGGCAGGTGCTGACGCACCAACTCGCCGTCCTGGCCCCGCTCGCGGTGCCCGGTGAGGACTGCGCGGTGGTCCGCGCCGCCCAGCGCCGCCCGGTCGACGTGGCCCGGGGCTTCGTACGGGCCGTCCGCCGCAGGGACTGGCAGCAGGCGGCCGGGGCGGGACGCTGGCTGACCCTGCTCGACGGGGTCCCGGACACACTCGGCCTGGAGGCGGGGCTGGACTTCGTGGAACTGATGGGCGGCAGCGACCCCCGGGTGGCCCTGCAGGTCCAGGCGGCACGGGTCATGCGGGCGGCCGGAGCGCTCGTATGACCGCCCTGGGCGCCAGGGAGATCCGAGCCGGCGAGATCCGAGTCGGCGAGGTCCGAGAGGTGGGAGCCGCCGCGTTCGCCTGGCTGTCCGCGCACCGGGGCGACTTCGCGTTGGGCGAGGACGCACTCACCGCGGACGGCCACGTGGACGCCACCTGGAAACCGCTCGGCGAACTGGCGCAGACCTGTGCGAGCGTACGCGCGCACACCCCGCCGTCCGATCCGCTGCACGCGTGTGCGCAGGACCTGCTGCGTTTCGCCTGGCAGCAGACCGGCCGGGGCGAGCTCTTCCTGCGGCTCCAGCAGTCGGAGCCGTTCGCGACGTACCCCCTGGAGATCTACTCCGTCTTCGCCTCGGCCGGGCTGCGGCATCCCGGATACGAGGCCGCGGCCGCCACGACGGCCCGCACCCGGGGCTGGCGGCTCACCGAGCAGGATCCGACCCGCCGGCTCGGCGTCCTGAAAGCCGAGCGGCGCAGCGGCATCCGGCGCCCGGAGCGGGACGCGGAGGTGCTGCGGCGCACCTGGCTGGGCGGACTGCCGGAACCATGGACGTTCGAGCGCTCCTCCGGGTACGCGCTCACCCACGTCGTCTTCCACCTCACCGACTGGGGCCGCACCCCCGCGGGCGTCCCCGCGGACCTGGCGGCCTACCTGGCCCACTGGCTGCCGCCCTGGCTCGACACCTGCCTGGACGCCGGGATGTGGGACCTCGGCTGCGAGCTGCTGGTCGTGGCCACGAGCCTGCCGTGCCGGCCCGACCACACGACCCTTCAGCACGCCTGGACCCGGATCGCCCGGGCACAGCACGACTCCGGCGCGCTCCCGCAGCAGGCCCCGGGCGCCCGGGGCGACGCCGGAGCCGACTCCTGGGACGACGCCGCAGCGGACCCGGAGCCGGACTTCCTCCAGTGCTACCACTCCACTTTGATGGCGGCCTTCGCGGCGGCACAGACCGTCAAGTACCTCGCCGGCGAAGGCCACGAGGACGGTGCCGAGGACCGCGCAGCGCACGTGGGCGGCACGCAGAACCGGTACAGGGGACAAGGAGTGCCCGGATGACCGACACCCGTCTGATGCACACCGTCGGCGTCCGCGCCCTGGAGTGGCTGTGGGCCCATCGCGACGGATTCCGCCTGGAGCCCGACGTCGATCCGGAAGTGGGCTTCCTGGAGCGCTTCAAACCGGTCGGCGAACTGGCCCTGATCTGCAGGGTGTTGTTCCGCGAGGGCGTGGCCGGATCACGGCAGGCCGAACTGGCGCGCAAGCTCCTCGACCACACGTGGCGGCACACGCTGGACGGCGGTCGCATGCTGGTGCGCGGCCAGCGCATCGAGCCGCTGTCGCCCATCCCGTTCGAGGTGTACCTCCCGTACAAGGAACTCGGGTACAGCGAGCCCGAGGTGGAGCGTGCCACCGTCCTCTACCACCGGCTCGACAGCTGGGCGGCCCTCGAACTGGACCCGACCCGCCGCCTCGGCCTGTCCGCGTTCCAGCGCCGCTTCGGCCTCACGCCCCGCATGCCCGAGGCGGGCATCGTCGGTTCGACCTGGCTGGCCCGCACCCCCGAGCCCTGGACGGTCAGCGGGCACATCGCCTACGACGTCACCCACACGGTGTTCCACCTCACCGACTGGGGAGAGCACCCCGACGGCCTGCCGCCGGACATCGCCGACTACCTCGCCATGTGGCTGCCCGTCTGGATCGACGACTGGCTGGACCTCGAACGCTGGGACCTGCTCGGCGAACTCCTGGTCGTCGACGCCTGCCTGCCCCGCCCCACCCTGGACGAACGGGCCTGGGAGGGCTTCGCCGCCGCACAGCAGCCCGACGGGGCCATGCCCGCCGTGCGGACGATGCCCGAGGGCGAACCGGACGAGGTGTTCGACATGGTCTACCACCCGACGCTGGTCGCCGCCTTCGCCTCGGTGCTGGCCACCTCCCGCGCCCTCACCGAGCTGACGCACGCCCCCTCATGACCGGCCCGTCGACGCCCTGGCCGGGTGCCGAGGACGACAGGGACCACTTGCTTGCGGGCGGCTTCCTCGGCACCGACGACACCTTGCGGGAGCGGCTGGAGAGCGCCGTCGGCGCCATCGACGCGCCCGACGCCGTCTTCGCCGTGTCCCGCTCCGGCCGCCGCATCCTGCACTGCGGTGGCACCGCCCCGCCCCCACGCGTCCCGCGGCAGGACCTGCGCTACGAGATCGGTTCGGCCTCCAAGGCGTTCGCCGGCCTGCTGCTGGCCCAGCTCATCCAGCGCGGCCTGCTGACCGGGGGCGAGTCGGCCGCCGCCTGCCTGGACCCGGGCCGACGGACCGACGCGGACCCGGTGACGCTGGCTCACCTCGTCACGCACACCGCCGGACTGCCGGCCCTGCCGGCCGACTTCTACCCGCGGGCGCTGCCCGCCTGGCGCACCAACCCCTACGGCCGCTATCCGGCCGAGCGGGTGGCCGACGCTTTTCTCCGCCGCCGCGGCCCCCGGCACCGGCCCGGCACCAGGTGGCACTACTCCAACTTCGGCGTCGCCGTGCTTGGTCACGCCGTCGCGGCGGTGACCGGCACGGCGTGGGAGGAGCTGCTCGGCGCGCACGTGCTGCGGCCGCTCGGCCTGAGCGGCACCGCACTGCAGGCGGAGGACCCGAAGACCGACGCCGTCGGGCACGGCAAGGACGGCCGTACGCCCACCCTCGCCTTCGACGCGGGCGGCTTCCAGGCGGCGGGCGCCGTCCGCGCCACCCCGCACGACCTGCTGACGTTCCTCGAAGCCCACCTCGCGCCGGAGGGCTCCCCGTGGGCCGACGCCCTGCGGGCGGTGCGCACCCCCGTGCTCCGACGCGGCCCGGGACACCGGCACGTGCACACGATGGCGTGGTTCCGGCACCCCACGAACGGCGGCCCGATGTACTTCCACAGCGGGGCGACCCTCGGTCAGCAGGCCTTCCTGGGCTTCAGGCCCGACACGGGCACGGCCCTGGTCGCCCTGTGCACCCGCCGCTTCCGCGCCCGCGACTCCTTCATCGCCACCGCGTACGCGCTCCTCGCGGAGGAGTAGTCCCCGCGGAGCGGCCGGTGCGGAGCCGAGCCCCGCACCGGAAGAGTCCTACGGCGTACGACTTCCACGACGTACGACTCCTGCGACGTACGCTCCTACAACCGCTCCCACAGGGCCGGAGTGGAGCTCGGCGACCACGCGCCCTGCGCCTGGTGGGTCTGCACGCACTGGTAGCGCACGCCCGCGTGGGTCACCGTCGTGCCGGCCTCGTAGACGCGGCCCGCGGCCCATGTCTCCGCTGCGTCGTTGTCCTCCGGAGCGGGAGTTCCGGCCTGGCCGGACGAGGTCTTCAGCACGAGGCCGAATTCGCTGAGGATCGGGTTGATCGGCTGGTAGAAGGTGGTCCCGCCGTCCGTGCAGTCACCCGAGCCGCCCGAGGTCACGCCCTGTGCCTGAGAGCCCGAGATGTACGGGCCGCCGGAGTCGCCCGGCTCGGCGCACACGGTCGTCTCGGTCACGCCGTCCACGGTGCCCTGCGAGTAGCTGACACTCGTGTCGTGCTGCTCGATGGTGCCGCAGTGCCAACCGGTGGTGGAACCGGAGCGGCAGATCGACGCCCCGACGAGCGCCTGGACCGAGCCGGTGACCTGCGTCCGCTCGCCGTCCTCACCCTCCACGTCGGACGTGGCGGTCCAGTCGCTGTTGACGCCGACCCAGGACATGTCCTTGCCGGGGAACGTGGAGGCCTGGAACGTGCCCTGTTGGGCCATGTTGGAGCCCGCGGTCGTGTCGCCCTTGGTCCCGCAGTGGCCCGCCGAGGCGAAGCCCTGCTGCTGGTCCTTGGTGATGGAGAACCCGATGGAGCAGCGGGCAGTGCCCTCGATGTAGTAGGCGTCGCCGCCCACGAGGTCGGCCAGCAGCCGGGGCCGGTCCGCCGACAGGCGGACGCCGACGCCCTTGCCCTGGACGCCGGCGGCCTTGATGAAGGCGGTGGCGGCCGAGCGCTTGGTCGCCTGGACGACGACCCGGTTCGTCGGTACGTCGACGTACCAGACCGGTGTGTCGCGCGTCTTGACGCGGGCGGCGGCCGTGTCCAACTTCTTCTTGACGGCCCGGAGTTCGGCCAACGGGTGCTTGACGACCGCGGCCTTCGCGCCCTGGGCCTTGATGGCGGACACGTCGGCGGCGTGCGTGGTCGCGACGGTGAGCTCCGCGGAGGTCGCCCCCCGCAGCCAGGCCCCCGCGAAGTGCTCGCCCAGGGCGTTGCGGAGGCGACCCGCGCGGACGCCCGCCTCCGCCTCGTTGACCAGCCGCTCGGCCGCCTGACCGGGCTTCAGCTTCAGGTCACGCTCCACGGCACGCAGCACCGCGGCCGGCGGCCGGTCGGCGCCGAGCGTCTGTGCGGCGGTGGACGCGGGCGGCGGCTCGGCCGCGGCGGCCGAGGTGACCCCGGTGAGGACGAGGGCGCCGAGAGCGGTCAGGGCGGCGCCGCGGCGACCGGCCGCGGTATGTCTGCCGAGCATGCGATGTACCTCCATCGAGTACGAGTGGGATGTCGACCAGCTCAAGGCCTTGACGCAAAGGCGTGCACCGATGCCGTAAGAGACGTTTTTTCGCGCTTTGGGGGGCTCCGAGTGGTGCCATGTGCATCACTGCCGTGGCACCCGGTCCCGTGTGGATCACCAAACCTTCATCACTCGTTTTCTTGAATCATTCGTGTTTAGCGAGGTAGGTTGTCTCCCATGACCGCATCCCAGACCCCGACCCCCGCCGAGGAGCTGCGCGGTGCCGGCCTGCGGGTGACCGCCGCGCGTGTCGCGCTGCTGGAGGCCGTCCGGGCCGGTGACCACCTCGGCGTCGAGGCCATCGCCTCCGGGGTGCGTGATCGCGTAGGCCATGTCTCCCTGCAGGCCGTGTACGAGGGCCTCCACGCACTCACTGCGGCGGGACTCATCCGCCGTATCGAACCGGCCGGCAGTCCGGCCCGGTTCGAGGGGCGTATCGGCGACAACCACCACCACGTCGTGTGCCGGTCGTGCGGTGTCGTCGCCGACGTCGACTGCGAGGTCGGCGAGGCGCCGTGTCTGACCGCGTCCGATGACCACGGCTTCGCCATCGACGAGGCCGAGGTCATCTACTGGGGCCTGTGCCCCGACTGTTCCACCGCCAGCAGTGCACCCCGAGCACTGTGATCCACCTAGTTCGGAAGGTTTCCCATGGCTGAGAACCCCGATGCGATCGTCACTGACGCGAAGACGGAGGGCGCCGGTGGCTGCCCCGTCGCGCACGATCGTGCCCCCCACCCGACGCAGGGCGGTGGCAACCGTCAGTGGTGGCCGGAGCGGCTCAACCTGAAGATCCTGGCCAAGGACCCGGTCGTCGCGAACCCGCTCGGCGAGGAGTTCGACTACGCCGAGGCGTTCCAGGCCCTTGACCTGGCGGCCGTGAAACAGGACATCGCCGAGGTGCTGACCACCTCGCAGGACTGGTGGCCCGCCGACTTCGGCAACTACGGCCCGCTGATGGTCCGGATGGCCTGGCACAGCGCCGGCACCTACCGCATCAGCGACGGTCGCGGCGGTGGCGGCCGTGGTCAGCAGCGCTTCGCGCCGCTGAACAGCTGGCCGGACAACGGCAACCTCGACAAGGCCCGCCGTCTGCTGTGGCCGGTCAAGAAGAAGTACGGCCAGTCCATCTCCTGGGCCGACCTCATGATCCTCACGGGCAATGTCGCGCTGGAGCAGATGGGCTTCGAGACCTTCGGCTTCGGCGGTGGCCGCGCCGACGTCTGGGAGGCCGACGAGGACGTCTACTGGGGTCCCGAGACCACCTGGCTCGACGACCAGCGCTACACCGGCGACCGCGAGCTGGAGAACCCGCTCGGCGCCGTCCAGATGGGCCTGATCTACGTCAACCCCGAGGGCCCGAACGGCAACCCGGACCCGCTGGCCGCGGCCCGCGACATCCGTGAGACGTTCCGCCGCATGGCGATGAACGACGAGGAGACCGTCGCCCTCATCGCCGGTGGTCACACCTTCGGCAAGACCCACGGCGCCGGCCCGGCCGACCACGTGGGCAACGACCCCGAGGCCGCCTCCATGGAGGAGCAGGGCCTGGGCTGGAAGTCCACCTACGGCACCGGCAAGGGCGGCGACGCCATCACCTCCGGTCTCGAGGTCACCTGGACCACCAAGCCCACCCAGTGGAGCAACGACTTCTTCGACATCCTCTTCGGCTACGAGTGGGAGCTGACCCAGAGCCCCGCCGGCGCCAACCAGTGGGTGGCCAAGGACTCCGAGGAGATCATCCCCGACGCCCACGACGCGTCGAAGAAGCGTCGGCCCACGATGCTCACCACCGACCTCTCGCTGCGCTTCGACCCGATCTACGGCGAGATCTCCAAGCGCTTCCACGAGAACCCGGACCAGTTCGCGGACGCCTTCGCCCGCGCCTGGTACAAGCTGACCCACCGTGACATGGGCCCGAAGTCCCTGTACCTCGGCCCGGAGGTCCCGGCGGAGACGCTGCTGTGGCAGGACCCGCTGCCGCAGGCGGAGGGCGAGACCATCGACGCCGCCGACGTCA of the Streptomyces sp. T12 genome contains:
- a CDS encoding Fur family transcriptional regulator, which codes for MTASQTPTPAEELRGAGLRVTAARVALLEAVRAGDHLGVEAIASGVRDRVGHVSLQAVYEGLHALTAAGLIRRIEPAGSPARFEGRIGDNHHHVVCRSCGVVADVDCEVGEAPCLTASDDHGFAIDEAEVIYWGLCPDCSTASSAPRAL
- the katG gene encoding catalase/peroxidase HPI; translation: MAENPDAIVTDAKTEGAGGCPVAHDRAPHPTQGGGNRQWWPERLNLKILAKDPVVANPLGEEFDYAEAFQALDLAAVKQDIAEVLTTSQDWWPADFGNYGPLMVRMAWHSAGTYRISDGRGGGGRGQQRFAPLNSWPDNGNLDKARRLLWPVKKKYGQSISWADLMILTGNVALEQMGFETFGFGGGRADVWEADEDVYWGPETTWLDDQRYTGDRELENPLGAVQMGLIYVNPEGPNGNPDPLAAARDIRETFRRMAMNDEETVALIAGGHTFGKTHGAGPADHVGNDPEAASMEEQGLGWKSTYGTGKGGDAITSGLEVTWTTKPTQWSNDFFDILFGYEWELTQSPAGANQWVAKDSEEIIPDAHDASKKRRPTMLTTDLSLRFDPIYGEISKRFHENPDQFADAFARAWYKLTHRDMGPKSLYLGPEVPAETLLWQDPLPQAEGETIDAADVTALKAKLLESGLTVSQLVSTAWASASTFRGSDKRGGANGARIRLEPQRGWEVNDPDELAQVLRVLEGVQAEFNSGAKKVSLADLIVLGGAAGVEKAAKDAGVDVEVPFTPGRVDATEEHTDAESFAALEPTSDGFRNYLGKGNRLPAEYLLLDRANLLTLSAPELTVLVGGLRVLGANQGGSTHGVFTDTPGKLTNDFFVNLLDLGTTWKSTSADQTVFEGRDASGEVKWTGTRADLVFGSNSELRALAEVYASDDAKEKFVNDFVAAWVKVSNLDRFDLV